In one Mucilaginibacter ginsenosidivorax genomic region, the following are encoded:
- a CDS encoding ABC transporter ATP-binding protein: MKLQINSLSKTYANGVHALKDVSLTLNNGMFGLLGPNGAGKSSLMRTIATLQEADKGSIFLDDLDVLKNKTQVRQLLGYLPQEFGVYPKISAERMLDHIAQLKGIGNAAERKELVGSLLENVNLSKDRKKHLGTFSGGMKQRFGIAQALIGNPKLIIVDEPTAGLDPAERNRFYNLLSQLGENTIVILSTHIVEDVSTLCANFAIICQGEVLYAGQPDTAVNELEGKIYSKAINKADLNFYKDDFSVISTQLKTGQLHIRIIQDVEPGNGFIAATPNLEDVYFSNIATRVDVNTI, translated from the coding sequence ATGAAATTACAAATCAATTCCCTTTCAAAAACTTACGCCAACGGGGTACATGCATTAAAGGATGTATCCCTCACTTTAAATAACGGCATGTTTGGTTTATTGGGCCCAAACGGCGCCGGCAAGTCATCGCTGATGCGTACCATTGCAACCTTGCAGGAAGCCGATAAAGGCAGCATTTTTTTAGATGACCTGGATGTGCTTAAAAACAAAACCCAGGTAAGGCAGCTGCTTGGCTACCTGCCGCAGGAGTTTGGCGTGTACCCCAAAATATCGGCCGAGCGTATGCTTGACCACATTGCGCAACTTAAAGGCATTGGCAATGCTGCCGAGCGTAAAGAACTGGTAGGCAGCCTGCTGGAGAATGTGAACCTATCTAAAGACCGCAAAAAACACCTGGGCACCTTCTCGGGCGGGATGAAACAGCGTTTTGGTATCGCCCAGGCACTGATAGGCAACCCCAAACTCATCATAGTTGATGAACCAACCGCGGGCCTTGACCCTGCCGAGCGCAACCGCTTTTACAACCTGCTGAGCCAGTTGGGCGAGAATACGATAGTGATACTATCTACCCATATTGTAGAGGACGTGAGCACGCTTTGCGCCAACTTTGCTATTATTTGCCAGGGCGAAGTACTATATGCCGGCCAGCCCGATACCGCCGTAAACGAGCTGGAAGGCAAAATTTACAGCAAAGCCATCAACAAGGCCGATCTTAATTTTTACAAAGATGATTTTTCGGTTATCTCTACCCAGTTAAAAACGGGGCAGCTGCACATCCGCATTATACAGGACGTGGAACCGGGCAACGGCTTTATTGCCGCAACCCCAAACCTGGAGGATGTATACTTTAGCAATATTGCCACCCGCGTCGATGTAAATACTATTTAA